From a region of the Streptomyces venezuelae genome:
- a CDS encoding ABC transporter ATP-binding protein: MVEPAGDRPSEAFLDVRDLKVHFPTDDGLVKSVDGLSFQLEKGRTLGIVGESGSGKSVTSLAVMGLHRVGNASRSKVEMSGEIWLGGRELLSADPEEVRRLRGRDMAMIFQDPLSALHPYYTIGSQIVEAYRVHNDVDKKTARKRAVEMLDRVGIPEPGKRVDDYPHQFSGGMRQRAMIAMSLVNNPDLLIADEPTTALDVTVQAQILDLIRDLQKEFGSAVIMITHDLGVVAEMADEILVMYGGRCVERGTAEKVFYEPRHPYTWGLLGSMPRIDREQTERLIPVKGSPPSLINIPDGCAFNPRCPYADVPKGNVTRTVRPELTQDDSRHWSACHMPQEERTRIWTEEIAPKL; the protein is encoded by the coding sequence GTGGTGGAACCGGCGGGCGACCGCCCCTCCGAGGCCTTCCTCGACGTACGGGACCTCAAGGTCCACTTCCCCACCGACGACGGCCTCGTCAAGTCGGTCGACGGGCTCTCCTTCCAGCTGGAGAAGGGCCGGACCCTCGGCATCGTGGGTGAGTCCGGCTCCGGCAAGTCGGTCACCTCGCTGGCCGTCATGGGCCTGCACCGGGTGGGCAACGCCAGCCGCTCCAAAGTCGAGATGTCCGGCGAGATCTGGCTCGGCGGCCGGGAACTGCTCTCCGCCGATCCCGAGGAGGTGCGCCGGCTGCGCGGCCGCGACATGGCGATGATCTTCCAGGACCCGCTGAGCGCGCTGCACCCGTACTACACGATCGGCTCCCAGATCGTGGAGGCGTACCGCGTCCACAACGACGTGGACAAGAAGACGGCGCGCAAGCGGGCCGTCGAGATGCTGGACCGGGTGGGCATCCCCGAGCCGGGCAAGCGCGTCGACGACTACCCGCACCAGTTCTCCGGCGGCATGCGCCAGCGCGCGATGATCGCCATGTCGCTGGTCAACAACCCCGACCTGCTGATCGCGGACGAGCCGACCACGGCGCTGGACGTCACGGTGCAGGCGCAGATCCTGGACCTGATCCGTGATCTGCAGAAGGAGTTCGGCTCCGCCGTCATCATGATCACGCACGACCTCGGCGTCGTCGCGGAGATGGCCGACGAGATCCTCGTGATGTACGGCGGCCGGTGCGTCGAGCGGGGCACCGCCGAGAAGGTCTTCTACGAGCCCCGCCACCCGTACACCTGGGGCCTGCTGGGTTCGATGCCGCGCATCGACCGGGAACAGACCGAGCGCCTCATCCCGGTCAAGGGCTCCCCGCCCAGCCTCATCAACATCCCCGACGGCTGTGCCTTCAACCCGCGCTGCCCGTACGCCGACGTGCCCAAGGGCAACGTGACGCGGACGGTGCGGCCCGAGCTCACCCAGGACGACAGCCGTCACTGGTCCGCCTGCCACATGCCGCAGGAAGAGCGGACCCGGATCTGGACCGAAGAGATTGCGCCGAAGCTGTGA
- a CDS encoding ABC transporter ATP-binding protein — MVIPAQATESPEAEVLLKVTGLEKHFPITKGLIRRQVGAVKAVDGLDFDVRRGETLGIVGESGCGKSTMGRLITRLLEPTGGSIEFEGKDITHLGVSGMRPLRRDVQMIFQDPYGSLNPRHTVGTIVSAPFKLQKVSPEGGLKAEVQRLLSLVGLNPEHYNRYPHEFSGGQRQRIGIARALALKPKLVVADEPVSALDVSIQAQVVNLLDDLQDELGLTYVIIAHDLSVIRHVSDRIAVMYLGKMVELADNKSLYGAPMHPYTTALMSAVPVPDPRRRGAKSGRILLKGDVPSPISPPSGCRFHTRCWKATQICATQEPPLLALKPGHQVACHHPENAPDQAPGDKPLPGAADAVAKVTE; from the coding sequence GTGGTCATTCCCGCGCAGGCCACGGAGTCCCCCGAGGCCGAGGTCCTGCTCAAGGTCACCGGCCTGGAGAAGCACTTCCCGATCACCAAGGGGCTGATCCGGCGCCAGGTGGGCGCGGTCAAGGCCGTCGACGGCCTCGACTTCGACGTCCGGCGCGGGGAGACCCTCGGCATCGTCGGGGAGTCCGGCTGCGGGAAGTCGACCATGGGCCGGCTGATCACCCGGCTGCTGGAGCCGACCGGCGGGTCCATCGAGTTCGAGGGCAAGGACATCACGCACCTCGGGGTGTCGGGCATGCGCCCGCTGCGCCGCGACGTGCAGATGATCTTCCAGGACCCGTACGGCTCGCTGAATCCCCGCCACACGGTGGGCACCATCGTCAGCGCGCCGTTCAAGCTCCAGAAGGTCAGCCCGGAGGGCGGGCTCAAGGCGGAGGTCCAGCGGCTGCTCTCGCTCGTGGGCCTCAACCCCGAGCACTACAACCGCTACCCGCACGAGTTCTCCGGCGGCCAGCGCCAGCGCATCGGCATCGCGCGGGCCCTGGCGCTGAAGCCGAAGCTGGTGGTCGCGGACGAGCCCGTCTCGGCGCTGGACGTGTCGATCCAGGCCCAGGTGGTGAACCTGCTGGACGACCTCCAGGACGAGCTCGGCCTCACCTACGTGATCATCGCGCACGACCTGTCGGTCATCCGGCACGTCTCGGACCGCATCGCGGTGATGTACCTCGGCAAGATGGTCGAGCTGGCCGACAACAAGTCGCTGTACGGGGCGCCCATGCACCCGTACACCACCGCCCTGATGTCGGCCGTGCCGGTGCCCGACCCGAGGCGGCGCGGGGCCAAGAGCGGCCGCATCCTGCTCAAGGGCGACGTCCCGTCGCCGATCTCGCCGCCGAGCGGCTGCCGCTTCCACACCCGGTGCTGGAAGGCGACGCAGATCTGCGCGACGCAGGAACCGCCGCTGCTGGCGCTGAAGCCGGGCCACCAGGTGGCCTGCCACCACCCGGAGAACGCCCCCGACCAGGCACCGGGCGACAAGCCCCTGCCGGGCGCGGCGGACGCGGTGGCCAAGGTCACGGAGTAA
- a CDS encoding trimeric intracellular cation channel family protein: protein MLHDLFPPGIQHALDLAGIFVFATAGALLAVRKNFDVFGIAVLALVTALGGGLFRDLVIGAVPPAAFGELSFFVTPLVAAAIVYFLHPEVQRINRAINVFDAAGLGLFCVTGTTKAYEYGLGLTASAALGVMTAVGGGVVRDVLVNEVPSLLRDREMYAVPALVGASMVAVFISLHALNGITTGLAIVTTFVLRLLAMRYHWRAPLAWNRRSSVAEEP from the coding sequence GTGCTCCACGATCTCTTCCCGCCCGGGATCCAGCATGCCCTGGACCTCGCCGGCATCTTCGTCTTCGCCACCGCGGGCGCCCTGCTCGCCGTCCGCAAGAACTTCGACGTCTTCGGCATCGCCGTCCTCGCGCTCGTCACGGCCCTGGGCGGCGGTCTCTTCCGGGACCTCGTCATCGGCGCCGTGCCGCCCGCAGCCTTCGGCGAGCTCAGCTTCTTCGTGACCCCGCTGGTCGCGGCCGCGATCGTCTACTTCCTGCACCCCGAGGTACAGCGGATCAACCGCGCCATCAACGTCTTCGACGCGGCCGGCCTCGGACTGTTCTGCGTGACGGGTACGACCAAGGCCTACGAGTACGGCCTCGGCCTGACCGCTTCCGCGGCGCTCGGCGTGATGACGGCCGTCGGCGGCGGCGTCGTGCGTGACGTCCTGGTCAACGAGGTGCCCTCGCTGCTGCGCGACCGTGAGATGTACGCCGTCCCCGCGCTGGTCGGTGCCTCGATGGTGGCCGTCTTCATCAGCCTGCACGCCCTGAACGGCATCACCACCGGCCTCGCGATCGTCACCACCTTCGTTCTGCGTCTCCTCGCCATGCGCTACCACTGGCGGGCACCGCTGGCCTGGAACAGGCGTTCGTCCGTGGCCGAAGAGCCGTAA
- a CDS encoding thioesterase family protein has protein sequence MSHAAAKASIGDSEFDRDTAITARAGEPGVYDAELSAGWTIIAAVNGGYLLALVGRALSAALPHPDPFTVSAHYLTSSVPGPAVIRTQVVRVGRTLSTGQASLFQYDESGAEIERIRVLASYGDLAALPDDVRTVAVPPAIPAYEDCIGPEAGPAPIPGSSAIVDRLRLRLDPATAGWAVGAPSGKGEMRAWFELADGRDADPLSMLLAVDALPPTAFDLGLVAWTPTVELTTHVRRRPAPGPLRVSITTRNLAGGFLEEDAEVWDSSDHLVAQSRQLARALRPA, from the coding sequence ATGTCACACGCAGCTGCCAAGGCATCCATCGGCGACAGTGAGTTCGACCGCGACACCGCCATCACCGCACGCGCGGGCGAGCCCGGGGTCTACGACGCGGAACTCTCCGCCGGCTGGACGATCATCGCCGCCGTGAACGGCGGCTACCTGCTGGCCCTGGTCGGCCGGGCCCTGTCGGCGGCCCTCCCGCACCCGGACCCGTTCACCGTCTCCGCGCACTACCTGACCTCCTCCGTGCCCGGCCCCGCCGTGATCCGCACCCAGGTCGTCCGCGTCGGGCGCACCCTCTCCACCGGCCAGGCCTCGCTGTTCCAGTACGACGAGAGCGGCGCCGAGATCGAGCGCATCCGCGTCCTCGCCTCCTACGGCGACCTCGCGGCCCTGCCGGACGACGTACGCACCGTCGCCGTGCCGCCCGCCATCCCCGCCTACGAGGACTGCATCGGCCCCGAGGCCGGCCCCGCGCCGATCCCCGGCAGCTCCGCCATCGTGGACCGGCTCCGGCTCCGGCTGGACCCGGCGACCGCCGGATGGGCCGTCGGAGCGCCCTCCGGCAAGGGCGAGATGCGGGCCTGGTTCGAGCTGGCCGACGGCCGCGACGCCGACCCGCTCTCCATGCTCCTGGCCGTCGACGCGCTGCCGCCGACCGCCTTCGACCTGGGCCTGGTGGCCTGGACCCCGACGGTGGAACTCACCACCCACGTCCGCCGCCGCCCGGCCCCCGGCCCGCTCCGGGTCTCCATCACCACCCGCAACCTCGCCGGCGGCTTCCTGGAGGAGGACGCCGAGGTCTGGGACTCCTCGGACCACCTGGTCGCGCAGTCCCGCCAACTGGCCCGCGCCCTGCGCCCGGCCTGA
- a CDS encoding cysteine desulfurase family protein, translating into MAYLDHAATTPMLPEAAAAMTAQFAATGNASSLHAAGRRARRTVEEAREAFAEAVGARPSEVVFTAGGTEADNLAVKGLYWARRDADPARTRVIASPVEHHAVLDAVHWLAEHEGAQVDYLPVDRYGRVHADAFREAVERNPDDVALATVMWANNEIGTVMPVHELAAVARAYGIPLHSDAVQALGQLDVHFGDSGLAAMTVSGHKVGGPYGIGALLLGRDQSPVPVLHGGGQERHVRSGTLDVPAIAAFAVAAVLAVERRERFATEIGALRDELVAAVRAAVPDAVLGGDPDERLPANAHFSFPGCEGDSLLLLLDAQGIECSTGSACTAGVAQPSHVLLAAGTDPQLARGTLRFSLGHTSTREDVAALAAAIGPAVERARTAGLS; encoded by the coding sequence ATGGCCTACCTCGACCACGCCGCCACCACCCCGATGCTGCCGGAGGCCGCCGCGGCGATGACCGCGCAGTTCGCCGCCACGGGGAACGCCTCCTCCCTGCACGCCGCGGGCCGCCGGGCCCGCCGTACCGTGGAGGAGGCCCGCGAGGCCTTCGCCGAGGCGGTCGGCGCCCGCCCCAGCGAGGTGGTCTTCACCGCCGGCGGCACGGAGGCCGACAACCTCGCCGTCAAGGGCCTCTACTGGGCCCGGCGCGACGCCGACCCCGCCCGGACCCGGGTCATCGCCAGCCCGGTCGAGCACCACGCCGTGCTCGACGCCGTGCACTGGCTCGCCGAGCACGAGGGCGCGCAGGTCGACTACCTGCCCGTGGACCGCTACGGGCGGGTCCACGCCGACGCCTTCCGCGAAGCCGTCGAGCGCAACCCCGACGACGTGGCCCTGGCCACCGTCATGTGGGCCAACAACGAGATCGGCACCGTCATGCCGGTCCACGAACTGGCCGCCGTCGCCCGCGCGTACGGGATCCCGCTGCACTCCGACGCCGTCCAGGCCCTCGGTCAGCTCGACGTCCACTTCGGTGACAGCGGCCTCGCGGCCATGACCGTCAGCGGCCACAAGGTCGGCGGCCCCTACGGCATCGGCGCACTGCTGCTCGGCCGCGACCAGAGCCCCGTACCCGTCCTGCACGGCGGCGGCCAGGAGCGGCACGTCCGCTCCGGCACCCTCGACGTGCCGGCGATCGCCGCTTTCGCCGTGGCCGCGGTCCTCGCCGTCGAACGGCGTGAGCGGTTCGCCACCGAGATCGGCGCCCTGCGCGACGAGCTGGTCGCCGCCGTCCGGGCGGCCGTGCCCGACGCCGTTCTCGGGGGAGACCCCGACGAGCGGCTCCCCGCCAACGCCCACTTCAGCTTCCCCGGCTGCGAGGGCGACTCGCTGCTGCTCCTGCTGGACGCACAGGGCATCGAATGCTCCACCGGCTCCGCCTGCACCGCCGGCGTGGCCCAGCCCAGCCACGTCCTGCTGGCCGCCGGCACCGACCCGCAGCTGGCCCGCGGCACCCTGCGGTTCTCCCTCGGCCACACCTCCACCAGGGAGGACGTCGCGGCCCTGGCCGCCGCCATCGGCCCGGCGGTCGAGCGCGCCCGCACGGCGGGCCTCAGCTAG
- a CDS encoding N-acetylmuramoyl-L-alanine amidase — MDHIVEQGNKGKKAPGRTRRAVLFGGLGVFAVAAVAGREEIGRAWWLIPGVDKPRKEGELDHAGASWTSASPANWRKADRPADYRVDRIVVHVTQGGFASSVDAFRNPWHKASAHYIVRGDGHVEQMVRELDVAFHSGSRSMNERSVGIEHVGFVDRPQDFTDAMYAASARLAADVCRRYGIPADRKHIVGHSEVPGADHTDPGRHWDWNRYIGLVRAALDGPS; from the coding sequence GTGGATCACATCGTCGAGCAGGGGAACAAGGGGAAGAAGGCGCCGGGGCGGACCCGCAGGGCCGTGCTCTTCGGCGGGCTCGGGGTCTTCGCGGTGGCCGCGGTGGCCGGCCGGGAGGAGATCGGCCGTGCCTGGTGGCTGATCCCGGGTGTGGACAAGCCGCGCAAGGAGGGCGAGCTCGACCACGCGGGCGCGAGCTGGACGTCGGCTTCGCCGGCGAACTGGCGCAAGGCGGACCGCCCGGCCGACTACCGGGTGGACCGGATCGTCGTGCATGTCACGCAGGGCGGCTTCGCGTCCTCGGTGGACGCCTTCAGGAACCCGTGGCACAAGGCGTCGGCGCACTACATAGTGCGCGGGGACGGGCACGTCGAGCAGATGGTGCGCGAGCTGGACGTGGCCTTCCACTCGGGCAGCCGCTCGATGAACGAGCGCAGTGTGGGCATCGAGCACGTGGGTTTCGTGGACCGTCCGCAGGACTTCACGGACGCGATGTACGCGGCTTCGGCCCGGCTGGCGGCCGACGTCTGCCGCCGGTACGGCATACCGGCGGACCGTAAGCACATCGTCGGCCACTCCGAGGTCCCGGGCGCCGACCACACCGACCCCGGCCGCCACTGGGACTGGAACCGCTACATCGGCCTGGTCCGGGCGGCCCTGGACGGCCCTAGCTGA
- the mnmA gene encoding tRNA 2-thiouridine(34) synthase MnmA: MTENLPRTARPLRVLAAMSGGVDSAVAAARAVEAGHDVTGVHLALSANPQSFRTGARGCCTIEDSRDARRAADVIGIPFYVWDLAERFREDVVEDFISEYEAGRTPNPCLRCNEKIKFAALLDKALALGFDAVCTGHYATVVLNGDGSRELHRASDMAKDQSYVLGVLDEKQLAHALFPLGDTLTTKEEIRAEAEERGLAVAKKPDSHDICFIADGDTQGFLANRLGKAEGDIVDEATGEKVGTHDGAFGFTIGQRKGLRIGHPAPDGKPRYVLDISPVNNTVTVGPVEALDVTALTAIRPRWCGAVAAAPGTYTAQLRAHGGETEVFAEVVDGELRVSFTEPVRGVAPGQAIVLYDGTRVVGSATIATTTRAAATV; encoded by the coding sequence ATGACTGAGAACCTCCCGCGCACCGCCCGTCCCCTTCGCGTCCTGGCCGCCATGTCCGGGGGCGTGGACTCCGCCGTCGCCGCCGCCCGCGCGGTCGAAGCCGGGCACGACGTGACCGGCGTCCACCTCGCGCTCTCCGCGAACCCCCAGTCCTTCCGGACCGGCGCCCGCGGCTGCTGCACCATCGAGGACTCCCGCGACGCCCGCCGGGCCGCGGACGTCATCGGCATCCCGTTCTACGTCTGGGACCTCGCCGAGCGCTTCCGCGAGGACGTCGTCGAGGACTTCATCTCCGAGTACGAGGCCGGGCGCACCCCGAACCCGTGCCTGCGCTGCAACGAGAAGATCAAGTTCGCGGCGCTGCTCGACAAGGCCCTCGCGCTCGGCTTCGACGCCGTCTGCACCGGGCACTACGCGACCGTCGTGCTCAACGGGGACGGCTCCCGCGAGCTGCACCGCGCCTCCGACATGGCCAAGGACCAGTCGTACGTCCTAGGCGTCCTCGACGAGAAGCAGCTCGCCCACGCCCTCTTCCCGCTCGGCGACACCCTCACCACCAAGGAAGAGATCCGCGCCGAGGCCGAGGAGCGGGGGCTGGCCGTCGCGAAGAAGCCCGACAGCCACGACATCTGCTTCATCGCCGACGGCGACACCCAGGGCTTCCTCGCGAACCGCCTCGGCAAGGCCGAGGGCGACATCGTCGACGAGGCGACCGGCGAGAAGGTCGGCACCCACGACGGCGCCTTCGGCTTCACCATCGGCCAGCGCAAGGGCCTGCGCATCGGCCACCCGGCCCCCGACGGCAAGCCGCGCTACGTCCTCGACATCTCCCCGGTGAACAACACCGTCACCGTCGGCCCCGTCGAGGCCCTCGACGTCACCGCCCTCACCGCGATCCGTCCCCGCTGGTGCGGAGCCGTGGCCGCCGCCCCCGGCACCTACACCGCCCAGCTGCGCGCCCACGGCGGCGAGACCGAGGTCTTCGCCGAGGTCGTGGACGGCGAGCTGCGCGTCTCCTTCACCGAGCCGGTCCGGGGCGTGGCCCCCGGCCAGGCGATCGTGCTCTACGACGGCACCCGCGTGGTCGGCTCGGCCACCATCGCCACGACGACGCGGGCCGCCGCCACCGTCTGA
- a CDS encoding PE-PPE domain-containing protein, which translates to MSTRKPRRFARRLKSVVASTVLLLAGAVAAPSTAHAAPANHYYIQIGGTGAAADAPGCTTSFDAANRHLDGGIAIPVCYVASGGPFVGSHNEQPAPFAPSFGDSVNQGYWNARAALENAYRADPSATFTIAGYSQGAWVADLLLQTIAGNGTEVPRDRVDGMLYSDPMQPGTGFWRLVPQGVLVPFVAYSPGTGPEVFPGVPVQRHCIRTDGVCDATSLDSFPGFLQQHPRYFREGEIIASTLARHGGSGTVWYPAV; encoded by the coding sequence ATGTCCACCAGGAAGCCGCGCAGGTTCGCCCGCCGCCTCAAGTCCGTCGTCGCGTCGACGGTCCTCCTGCTCGCCGGGGCCGTGGCCGCGCCGAGCACCGCGCACGCCGCTCCGGCGAACCACTACTACATCCAGATCGGCGGTACGGGGGCGGCCGCGGACGCCCCCGGCTGCACCACGAGCTTCGACGCCGCGAACCGGCATCTGGACGGGGGCATCGCGATTCCGGTCTGCTACGTCGCCAGCGGCGGCCCGTTCGTCGGCAGCCACAACGAACAGCCGGCCCCCTTCGCGCCGAGCTTCGGCGACAGCGTCAACCAGGGCTACTGGAACGCCAGGGCCGCTCTGGAGAACGCCTACCGGGCCGACCCGTCCGCGACCTTCACGATCGCCGGCTACTCCCAGGGCGCCTGGGTCGCCGACCTGTTGCTCCAGACGATCGCCGGCAACGGCACCGAGGTGCCGCGCGACCGGGTCGACGGCATGCTCTACTCCGACCCGATGCAGCCCGGAACCGGTTTCTGGCGCCTGGTCCCCCAGGGGGTCCTCGTCCCGTTCGTGGCGTACTCCCCCGGCACCGGGCCGGAGGTGTTCCCCGGTGTCCCGGTCCAGCGCCACTGCATCAGGACCGACGGGGTCTGTGACGCGACGTCCCTGGACTCCTTCCCCGGCTTCCTCCAGCAGCACCCGCGCTACTTCCGGGAGGGCGAGATCATCGCGAGCACCCTCGCCCGGCACGGCGGCAGCGGGACCGTCTGGTACCCGGCCGTCTGA
- a CDS encoding helix-turn-helix domain-containing protein — translation MGSRFGALLRGLRHEAGMTQEQLAERSRLGVRTIHRLETGKPTDARMGTVRQVAHALADELKRDRDALWTDLLAAHRGNGAAAGQDPRAAAPAPAPAPQQKETAEEEAAELAAAEGAAALERAPEPDRPDRPVPHRTLPTSRGTLAEAAGSLAHDVYGRCIREEEQRRVHDPFPLPVRWRSAPADLMDHWDNIRGTPPGAALGPLSLDGGLTDIADVYRRVRSGRLVVLGRAGSGKTVLVLRFVLDHLAARSDAEPVPVVFSMGSWDPTGTALRDWLIARLLRDHPNLGALAPGGSTLAAALVDAGWILPVLDGFDEMATGLLGVALRELNASSLPLLLTSRTEQFTEAVGVEVLRRTAGIELLDLDADDLVHYLPRTARPGAPAGGAGPERRDGPGGRAATGWDPVLERLRTGPGDGPGTRLRAVLSTPLMVLLARTAYSDTPAQDPAELLDEARFPTPEAIEEHLLAGFVPSVYRSLPVAVPGARRGRGPRTWDPYRARRYLGHLADHLDRPGRRAGQDLAWWQLRDSLPPSSRILAVVLACSLVTAVADWLVFPAKNLAAGRGAAFALGTGLLDALLFGPAVGLAFGLVHGLMAVLGIRAFEPSRVRMRLPGRRGRGAGPTSRRFATLVPAGLLGGLVMGLGCGIAFTVGARLTYGGVLLNAAVIEATAVNCLMYGLTFALAGGLVLGLVAALETPIDLGRAATPTDLLAVNRSIVVRQALFLAPMLTLVIAFGGRLMTELLQGVVGPLTWPMADGLALGAVGGVAGALSYALAFTAWGQWVLLARIWLPLTGRLPWATVAFLEDAYRRGVLRQVGAVYQFRHARLQRHLRGGRTGGRVTRPVHPTSSRDGGSRP, via the coding sequence GTGGGCAGCCGGTTCGGTGCGTTGCTCCGCGGGTTGCGGCACGAGGCGGGGATGACGCAGGAGCAGTTGGCCGAGCGGTCCCGGCTCGGGGTCCGCACCATCCACCGGCTGGAGACCGGCAAACCCACCGACGCGCGGATGGGAACGGTGAGGCAGGTCGCGCACGCGCTGGCCGACGAGCTGAAGCGCGACCGGGACGCGCTCTGGACGGACCTGCTGGCAGCCCACCGCGGCAACGGAGCCGCCGCCGGGCAGGACCCGCGCGCCGCCGCTCCCGCTCCCGCTCCGGCGCCGCAGCAGAAGGAGACGGCGGAGGAGGAAGCGGCCGAGCTGGCGGCGGCCGAGGGGGCGGCGGCGCTTGAACGGGCGCCCGAACCGGACCGTCCGGACCGTCCGGTGCCGCACCGCACCCTGCCGACGTCCCGGGGCACCCTGGCCGAGGCCGCCGGGTCGCTCGCCCACGACGTCTACGGCCGCTGCATCCGCGAGGAGGAACAGCGCCGCGTCCACGACCCGTTCCCGCTGCCCGTGCGCTGGCGCTCGGCCCCCGCCGACCTGATGGACCACTGGGACAACATCCGCGGCACCCCGCCCGGGGCCGCCCTCGGCCCGCTGTCCCTGGACGGCGGCCTCACGGACATCGCCGACGTCTACCGGCGCGTCCGCTCCGGGCGGCTGGTGGTGCTCGGCCGGGCCGGCTCCGGCAAGACCGTCCTCGTCCTGCGGTTCGTCCTCGACCACCTCGCGGCGCGCTCCGACGCCGAACCCGTGCCCGTGGTCTTCAGCATGGGATCGTGGGACCCGACCGGCACCGCCCTGCGCGACTGGCTGATCGCCCGCCTGCTGCGCGACCACCCGAACCTCGGCGCGCTCGCCCCCGGCGGTTCGACCCTCGCCGCCGCCCTGGTGGACGCCGGATGGATCCTGCCGGTCCTGGACGGATTCGACGAGATGGCCACCGGGCTGCTCGGCGTCGCCCTGCGCGAACTCAACGCGAGCTCCCTGCCGCTGCTGCTGACCAGCCGCACCGAGCAGTTCACCGAGGCCGTCGGGGTGGAGGTGCTCCGCCGGACCGCGGGCATCGAGCTGCTGGACCTGGACGCCGACGACCTGGTCCACTACCTGCCCCGCACCGCTCGCCCGGGCGCGCCGGCCGGCGGGGCGGGCCCGGAGCGCCGCGACGGCCCGGGCGGCCGGGCCGCCACCGGGTGGGACCCCGTCCTGGAGCGGCTGCGCACCGGCCCGGGCGACGGGCCGGGCACCCGGCTCAGGGCCGTGCTGAGCACCCCGCTGATGGTCCTGCTCGCCCGGACCGCCTACAGCGACACCCCGGCCCAGGATCCGGCGGAGCTGCTGGACGAGGCCCGCTTCCCGACCCCCGAGGCCATCGAGGAGCATCTGCTGGCCGGGTTCGTACCGAGCGTCTACCGGTCCCTGCCCGTGGCCGTCCCGGGTGCCCGACGCGGGCGCGGACCGCGTACATGGGACCCGTACCGCGCCCGGCGCTACCTGGGCCACCTCGCCGACCACCTGGACCGGCCCGGGCGCCGCGCGGGCCAGGACCTCGCGTGGTGGCAGCTGCGCGACTCGCTGCCGCCGTCCTCGCGGATCCTGGCCGTCGTCCTCGCCTGCTCCCTGGTCACCGCCGTCGCCGACTGGCTCGTCTTCCCGGCCAAGAACCTGGCCGCGGGCCGCGGCGCCGCGTTCGCCCTGGGTACGGGCCTGCTGGACGCGCTGCTGTTCGGCCCCGCCGTCGGCCTCGCCTTCGGGCTGGTCCACGGGCTCATGGCCGTGCTCGGGATCCGGGCGTTCGAGCCGTCCCGGGTGCGGATGCGGCTGCCCGGCCGCCGCGGACGGGGCGCCGGACCGACCTCCCGCAGGTTCGCCACCCTGGTCCCGGCCGGACTCCTGGGCGGCCTCGTGATGGGCCTCGGGTGCGGGATCGCCTTCACCGTGGGCGCGCGGCTGACCTACGGCGGGGTGCTGCTCAACGCCGCGGTGATCGAGGCGACGGCGGTCAACTGCCTCATGTACGGGCTCACGTTCGCCCTGGCGGGCGGCCTCGTACTCGGGCTGGTGGCCGCCCTGGAGACCCCCATCGACCTCGGCCGTGCCGCCACCCCGACGGACCTGCTGGCCGTCAACCGCAGCATCGTCGTGCGCCAGGCGCTCTTCCTCGCGCCGATGCTGACCCTGGTGATCGCCTTCGGCGGCCGGCTCATGACCGAGCTGCTCCAGGGTGTCGTCGGCCCCCTGACCTGGCCGATGGCCGACGGGCTCGCGCTCGGCGCCGTGGGCGGGGTGGCCGGTGCGCTCTCCTACGCCCTGGCGTTCACCGCCTGGGGCCAGTGGGTGCTCCTGGCCCGGATCTGGCTGCCCCTGACCGGCCGCCTCCCCTGGGCGACGGTCGCCTTCCTGGAGGACGCCTACCGGCGGGGCGTCCTGCGCCAGGTCGGGGCCGTCTACCAGTTCCGCCACGCCCGCCTCCAGCGCCACCTGCGCGGCGGGCGCACCGGCGGAAGGGTCACCCGCCCGGTGCACCCCACGTCGTCCCGGGACGGTGGTTCGCGCCCGTGA